From the Paenibacillus sp. R14(2021) genome, the window TGAGGTCTTTTATTCAGAATTTGAAAGGATGAACGTATAAAACTGTCTTTAAGCTCCGTAGTCCTTAAAGGAAAAATCGGAACAACGTAAGGAGCGCCTAGTGATTTTAAACGAATAATATGGACGAACAGAAAACCCACCCCTATAAATATGCCAATCCCCCCCCATATCGCTGACAGCATGATGATAGGAAAGCGTAAAAAACGTATCGTGTTTGACATCTTATATATCGGTGTCGTAAATGAAGCTAAAGCTGATAACGCGACAAGAATTAGTAAAATATTACTTGTTAAAGCTGCTTGGACCGCAGCTTGACCGATAACAATTCCTCCGACAATACCTAGAGTTTGGCCAATTTTTGTAGGTAATCTGGCCCCTGCTTCCCGAAGAAATTCAATGGTTATTTCTAAAAAAAGCACTTCAAAGAAGGGCGGAAATGGAACGTTTTGTCTGGAAAAAATAAGGGGGCCAAGCAAATCTTTTGGAATGACTTCATAATGGAATGTGGTTATCGCAACATACATTGACGTGGAAAACAGCGAAAAAATGACACCAAAGATTCGAATCAATCGAAAAAAAGAACCTAATATCCATGGCAAAAAATAATCTTCCGCGGAAATAAAAAAATCAAACAACGTAGAGGGTCCCGTAACAAAATAAGGTGATCCGTCGCTTATGACCGCGACTTGCCCGCTAATAAGTGAATACACCACTCGGTCCCTGCGTTCCGTGGATACAAATAATGGAAATGGTGTCAAAGAATTGTCTGACAGCATTTGGTCCAGTATGGACGAATCAAACACGACATCGAGATCAATATCAGTAAGCCTTTGCTCAACAGTTTGAACATGCTGTTCATTTGTCACCCCATCGATATAAATGATTGCGACTTTTGTTTTTGAAATTGTTCCAACGATAATTTCTTTTATGATCAAGTTTGGAATATTGAGTAGTTTTCTGAGCAAACCGATGTTTGTATCCAGGTCCTCTACGAAACCGACTTTAGGGCCGACGACGCTAAACTCGTTCTCCGTATCATTGTTTTCTCGCAATCCATGATTATCGGCTAAATTAACCAATGCACACTTTTGATCGTTCTCATGAAGTTGAACGATCGCATAACCTTTCAGCAGTTTGGATTGAATATTTGTCAACTCGTCGGTAATCTCTATATCATTAATGGGAATCCAGGCCTTTATATCCTCGATTACTTTGATTTCGGAATCCAATGAGCGATTTTGCATCACAAGAATCAAATGCTGCTGCATCCATTTCGCATCGATTAAGGTACTATAATAGAAAATACTCACTTCTTGTTTACCAAGTAAAATCACTGTTGTCTTAAAGTCACTCGATTGTCCGGATAATTTTAATAATTGATCGAGGT encodes:
- a CDS encoding spore germination protein, whose translation is MKTEFKNLDQLLKLSGQSSDFKTTVILLGKQEVSIFYYSTLIDAKWMQQHLILVMQNRSLDSEIKVIEDIKAWIPINDIEITDELTNIQSKLLKGYAIVQLHENDQKCALVNLADNHGLRENNDTENEFSVVGPKVGFVEDLDTNIGLLRKLLNIPNLIIKEIIVGTISKTKVAIIYIDGVTNEQHVQTVEQRLTDIDLDVVFDSSILDQMLSDNSLTPFPLFVSTERRDRVVYSLISGQVAVISDGSPYFVTGPSTLFDFFISAEDYFLPWILGSFFRLIRIFGVIFSLFSTSMYVAITTFHYEVIPKDLLGPLIFSRQNVPFPPFFEVLFLEITIEFLREAGARLPTKIGQTLGIVGGIVIGQAAVQAALTSNILLILVALSALASFTTPIYKMSNTIRFLRFPIIMLSAIWGGIGIFIGVGFLFVHIIRLKSLGAPYVVPIFPLRTTELKDSFIRSSFQILNKRPQHLRPKSSVKYLPNNPVKQKNDLDEE